From a single Oreochromis niloticus isolate F11D_XX linkage group LG3, O_niloticus_UMD_NMBU, whole genome shotgun sequence genomic region:
- the LOC102083105 gene encoding programmed cell death 1 ligand 1 isoform X2: protein MSAVTEKLCLTLLFVGFFMFVSADQKNITTESGQNIILPCRAPNNNTIRLVKWSRDDLGDKYVLLYRVGHFVPDDQHPSFKNRVDLQDRQMKDGDVSLILKDVTINDAGTYECLVFLEETRSLQSFTNIYLSVDPPAHICLSH from the exons ATGTCTGCTGTAACGGAGAAACTCTGCCTGACTTTGCTGTTTGTCGGGTTCTTcatgtttgtctctgcag accagaaaaacatcacaacTGAGTCTGGACAGAACATCATTCtgccatgtcgagctccaaacaacaacacaatCAGACTTGTAAAGTGGAGTAGAGATGACCTGGGAGATAAATATGTGCTATTGTACAGGGTTGGGCACTTTGTTCCAGatgaccagcatccatcttttaagaaccgggtggatctgcaggacagacagatgaaggatggagacgtgtctttgattctgaaggatgtgacgattaatgatgctggaacatacgagtgtcttGTCTTCCTGGAAGAAACACGCTCCTTGCAGTCGTTCACAAACATCTACCTgagtgttgatcctccag ctcatatctgcctctctcactga
- the LOC102083105 gene encoding programmed cell death 1 ligand 1 isoform X1 — translation MSAVTEKLCLTLLFVGFFMFVSADQKNITTESGQNIILPCRAPNNNTIRLVKWSRDDLGDKYVLLYRVGHFVPDDQHPSFKNRVDLQDRQMKDGDVSLILKDVTINDAGTYECLVFLEETRSLQSFTNIYLSVDPPGQTRGFRDRGLIVSLSVCTALVAAALIGFLIYYNRT, via the exons ATGTCTGCTGTAACGGAGAAACTCTGCCTGACTTTGCTGTTTGTCGGGTTCTTcatgtttgtctctgcag accagaaaaacatcacaacTGAGTCTGGACAGAACATCATTCtgccatgtcgagctccaaacaacaacacaatCAGACTTGTAAAGTGGAGTAGAGATGACCTGGGAGATAAATATGTGCTATTGTACAGGGTTGGGCACTTTGTTCCAGatgaccagcatccatcttttaagaaccgggtggatctgcaggacagacagatgaaggatggagacgtgtctttgattctgaaggatgtgacgattaatgatgctggaacatacgagtgtcttGTCTTCCTGGAAGAAACACGCTCCTTGCAGTCGTTCACAAACATCTACCTgagtgttgatcctccag gtcagacaagAGGATTCAGAGACCGTGGACTGATAGTCAGTTTGTCAGTTTGTACTGCGCttgttgctgctgctctcaTTGGTTTTTTGATCTACTACAATCGTACATAA